The Mycobacterium sp. EPa45 genomic interval CGTAGCTCGAGAACCACAGCGGGGCCATGCTCAGCAGCACGCCGACACCGCTGACCCCAAAGAACAGCAGAGCCTCGTGGTGACGTTCACGGCCACCGCGGTTACGGAAGCTCCATTCCCGGTTCAGCACGTAGGAGGCGATGACCGCGACGATGCCCGCGATCACTTTGGCGGTGACCGGCTTGGGCTCGAGGATCGTCAGCTTCAGGGTGTAGAAGATCGCGGAGTCGATGACGAACGTCGTTGCACCGACGATCGCGAACTTGATGAGCTCGTGATGCCGCTCGGCGAAGGGCTGGATCGGTCGGGGGAGCCGAGCGATGGTGGCATCAGCGAAAGACACAAGGAGCAAGTCTACGGAAGTCACCGCAGGTGTGCGTACTCCCGCAGGTCTGACACCATGATGGCCGTGTCGAACAGACCCAGACCTCCTATCGTCGCCATGGTCGGCGGCGGGCAACTGGCCCGAATGACCCACCAGGCCGCGATCGCCCTCGGCCAGAGCCTGCGGGTGCTGGCCGTCAGCCCCGACGACCCGGCCGCTGCGGTGACTCCCGATGTCGTCATCGGCGCACACACCGACCTCGATGCGCTGCGACGCGCGGCCGCGGGAGCAGCCGTGTTGACCTTCGACCACGAGCATGTGCCGACCGAGCTGCTCGACACTCTGGTCGCCGAGGGGGTCACGGTCGCACCACCTCCCGAAGCCTTGGTGCACGCACAGGACAAGCTGGTGATGCGACGCAAGCTGGAGAACCTCGGCGCGCCCATCCCTCGGTACACGGCGGTGTCGACCGTCGACGACGTCGACGCATTCTCGACTGCGGTCGGCGGTCCGGTGGTGATCAAGACCGTGCGCGGCGGGTACGACGGCCGCGGCGTCGTGCTCGCCCGTGATCTTGCCCACGCTCGAGATGTGGTCGCCGGGTACCTCGCCGACGACGTGCCGGTGCTGCTCGAGGAACGCGTGGCGATGCGGCGCGAATTGTCGGCGCTGGTGGCTCGCTCACCGTTCGGACAGGGCGCGGCGTGGCCGATCGTGGAGACGGTGCAGCGCGACGGCATCTGCGTCACCGTCGTCGCACCCGCGACCGGGCTGTCGGAGGACCGGGCCGCCGAAGCCGAGCAGTTGGGGCTGCGACTGGCCGGCGAGCTCGGCGTGGTCGGGGTGTTGGCGGTCGAGCTGTTCGAAACCACCGAGGGCGCGCTGCTGGTCAACGAACTGGCGATGCGGCCGCACAACTCCGGGCACTGGACCATGGACGGCGCGGTGACCAGCCAGTTCGAACAGCACGTCCGCGCGGTCCTGGACTATCCGCTGGGTGACACCCGGCCGATCGCGCCGGTGACCGTGATGGCCAACGTGCTGGGCGCCGCCGAGGCACCCGCCATGACCGTCGACGAGCGGCTGCACCACCTGTTCGGCCGCATTCCGGAGGCGAAGGTGCACCTGTACGGCAAGGCCGAACGGCCGGGCCGCAAGGTGGGGCACGTCAACATCGTCGGCGCGGTGGATTGTGACGTGGATCGGGTACGTGAACGCGCCGAACGGGCGGCACACTGGTTATCGCACGCGCAGTGGACTGACGGATGGGA includes:
- a CDS encoding GtrA family protein — translated: MSFADATIARLPRPIQPFAERHHELIKFAIVGATTFVIDSAIFYTLKLTILEPKPVTAKVIAGIVAVIASYVLNREWSFRNRGGRERHHEALLFFGVSGVGVLLSMAPLWFSSYVLELRVPHVSLTIENIADFVSAYVLGNLLQMAFRFWAFRRWVFPDEFGPSHDKGLESTLTGGGFAEALEDEYEANGTVTPLRRRRTPRQLGDSSEPRVSKTS
- a CDS encoding 5-(carboxyamino)imidazole ribonucleotide synthase, giving the protein MMAVSNRPRPPIVAMVGGGQLARMTHQAAIALGQSLRVLAVSPDDPAAAVTPDVVIGAHTDLDALRRAAAGAAVLTFDHEHVPTELLDTLVAEGVTVAPPPEALVHAQDKLVMRRKLENLGAPIPRYTAVSTVDDVDAFSTAVGGPVVIKTVRGGYDGRGVVLARDLAHARDVVAGYLADDVPVLLEERVAMRRELSALVARSPFGQGAAWPIVETVQRDGICVTVVAPATGLSEDRAAEAEQLGLRLAGELGVVGVLAVELFETTEGALLVNELAMRPHNSGHWTMDGAVTSQFEQHVRAVLDYPLGDTRPIAPVTVMANVLGAAEAPAMTVDERLHHLFGRIPEAKVHLYGKAERPGRKVGHVNIVGAVDCDVDRVRERAERAAHWLSHAQWTDGWDGHA